The DNA region TCGCGCGCGGCTCGCCAACCGCCACCTCGAATATGCGCTTACCTGGTTCGGCCTTGCAGCGACACTGGTCGGCGTCTACGCGTTCTATGTCGCGTCGGTCCGAAGGACAGTGCGTGGCGCGACAAATGGCGCGCTGCCCGGCAAGTGACGCCGGGCGTCGGAGCGGAGTATTCATGCGCTATGTCAGCACACGGGGCGAGGCGCCCGCACTGGGGTTCGCGGACGTGCTCCTTGCGGGGCTCGCCCGCGACGGTGGCCTCTACGTTCCCGAAACGTGGCCGCGCTTTTCACCGAAAGTGATCGCGAGCTGGGCCGGCAAGCCGTATGCCGTGGTGGCTGGCGAGGTCATGCGTCCGTTCATTGGCGACGCCATCCCGGAACGCGAACTCGATGCGATCCTCGCGGACGCCCACGACCAGTTCGCGCATGCGCTCGTGGCCCCGCTCGTCCAGATCGGCCCCGAGCATTGGCTGCTGGAGCTGTTCCACGGGCCGACGATGGCGTTCAAGGACGTCGCGATGCAAGTGTTGGCGCGGCTGATGGACCGCACGCTCGCCGAGCGCGGCCAGCGGGCGACGATCATCGGGGCGACCTCGGGCGACACCGGTGGGGCGGCGATCGAGGCGTTCCGCGGCTGCGACGCCATCGATATTTTCATCCTTTTTCCGGATGGCCGCGTGTCGGACGTGCAGCGCCGCCAGATGACGACCCCGGTCGAGGCGAATGTGCATGCAATCGCAATCGATGGCACCTTCGACGACTGCCAGAACATCGTGAAGGCGCTCTTCAACGATCTTGCCTTTCGCGATCGCATGGCGCTCGCGGGCGTCAACTCGATCAACTGGGCGCGCATCCTGCCGCAGGTCGTCTACTACTTCACCTCCGCCATCGCGCTCGGCGCGCCCGCACGAAAAGTGAGCTTCTCGGTCCCGACCGGCAATTTCGGCGACATCTTCGCGGGCTATGCCGCCAAGCGCATGGGGCTGGCGATCGGCCAGCTGATCATCGCGACGAACACCAACGACATCCTCGCACGGACGGCGGCGACGGGCGACTACGAGCCGAGGCCGGTGGTGGCGACGTCGTCGCCCTCGATGGACATCCAGATCTCCTCCAACTTCGAGCGCTATCTGTTCGAACTCTCGGGCCGCGATGCAGGGCGCGTCAGGTCGTTGATGTCGGAGGTGGCGAAGGGGCGCGGATTTCGGCTCGGCGAAGCGGACGTGGCGGCGCTGCGGCAGGATTTCGCCGGCCATGGCATCGGCGAGGACGAGGTTGCGCGCACGCTCGCCGAGGTCCACCGGTCGACCGGCGGCATGGTCATCGATCCGCACACCGCCGTCGGTGTCGCGGCGGCGGGGCGGGAGGCGGGCCGTGGTGGACCGATCGTAACGCTTGCGACGGCGCATCCGGCCAAATTCCCCGACGCCATCGAGAGGGCGATCGGCATCCGCCCTCCGGAGCCACCGCGCATCGCTGCCCAGCGGACCATGGCGGAGCGCTTTGTCCGGATCGCCAACGATGCGGCGGCAGTGGCGCGACATGTCGAGGAACGAGCCCGCGCCGTCGGCGCCGGAGGCCGTAGCGCATGACGGTCGAGCTCAGCACACTCGCCAACGGCCTGCGGGTGGTCACCCACACCATGCCACAACTCGAGACGGCCTCGCTCGGCATCTGGGTCGATGCCGGGGCGCGCAGCGAGCGAGCCGAGAACAACGGCGTAGCCCACTTCCTCGAGCACATGGCGTTCAAGGGGACGACGAGCCGGGACGCGCGGGCCATCGCGGAGGAGATCGAGGACGTCGGCGGTTATCTCAATGCGCAGACCGGTGTCGAGAGCACGGCCTACTACGCGCGCATCCTGAAAGGCGACGTCGAGCTGGCGGTTCGGCTTCTGGCGGACATCCTTCGCGATTCGGTGCTCGCCGAGGAGGAGATCGAGCGCGAGCGCGACGTCATCCTCCAGGAGATCGCGTCCGTCAACGACACGCCCGACGATCTCGTGCACGATGTCGCACTCGCCACGGCGTTTCCCGACCAGCCTCTCGGCCGCCCGATCCTCGGGACCGAGGCGAGCGTCGAGGCGATGACGCGCGAGAC from Hyphomicrobiales bacterium includes:
- a CDS encoding threonine synthase, with translation MRYVSTRGEAPALGFADVLLAGLARDGGLYVPETWPRFSPKVIASWAGKPYAVVAGEVMRPFIGDAIPERELDAILADAHDQFAHALVAPLVQIGPEHWLLELFHGPTMAFKDVAMQVLARLMDRTLAERGQRATIIGATSGDTGGAAIEAFRGCDAIDIFILFPDGRVSDVQRRQMTTPVEANVHAIAIDGTFDDCQNIVKALFNDLAFRDRMALAGVNSINWARILPQVVYYFTSAIALGAPARKVSFSVPTGNFGDIFAGYAAKRMGLAIGQLIIATNTNDILARTAATGDYEPRPVVATSSPSMDIQISSNFERYLFELSGRDAGRVRSLMSEVAKGRGFRLGEADVAALRQDFAGHGIGEDEVARTLAEVHRSTGGMVIDPHTAVGVAAAGREAGRGGPIVTLATAHPAKFPDAIERAIGIRPPEPPRIAAQRTMAERFVRIANDAAAVARHVEERARAVGAGGRSA